From a region of the Myroides sp. JBRI-B21084 genome:
- a CDS encoding arsenate reductase family protein encodes MNKIYYLKTCDTCKRILKQIDNIQEFQLQDIKEHPITVKQLDEMYVHTKSYEQLFNKRAKLYKEMGLKNENLSETDFKRYILEHYTFLARPVIFYNNEIFVGNSPKTVEKLLKAIQN; translated from the coding sequence ATGAACAAAATTTATTACTTAAAAACTTGCGATACGTGTAAACGCATTTTAAAACAAATTGATAACATTCAAGAATTTCAATTACAAGATATTAAAGAACACCCTATAACCGTTAAACAGTTAGATGAAATGTATGTACATACCAAAAGCTATGAACAGCTGTTTAACAAACGTGCCAAATTGTATAAAGAAATGGGTTTAAAAAACGAAAATTTATCTGAAACTGATTTTAAAAGATACATATTAGAACACTATACTTTTTTAGCGCGACCTGTAATTTTTTATAACAATGAAATTTTTGTAGGTAATAGTCCTAAAACAGTAGAAAAACTACTAAAAGCAATACAAAATTAG
- the aqpZ gene encoding aquaporin Z — translation MKKLFAEFFGTFWLVFGGCGAAVFAAGVPEIGIGLAGVALAFGLTVLTMAYAVGHISGGHFNPAVSFGLFAGGRFPAKDLVPYIVSQVLGATAAAGCLYLILNGAGAFNTEGVGAFATNFYEMPGYAGRSFSMAAAFLAEFLLTAFFLIIIMGATDKWANGKFAGLAIGLGLTLIHLISIPITNTSVNPARSTSQALFVQGEALSQLWLFWVAPIAGAIVGGLIYKFLLQKTENE, via the coding sequence ATGAAAAAATTATTTGCAGAGTTCTTTGGAACTTTTTGGTTGGTTTTTGGTGGTTGTGGCGCAGCTGTTTTTGCGGCAGGCGTACCCGAAATTGGTATTGGTTTAGCAGGTGTTGCTTTAGCTTTTGGTTTAACCGTTTTAACAATGGCGTATGCTGTTGGGCATATATCGGGTGGGCATTTTAATCCGGCGGTATCGTTTGGGTTGTTTGCTGGCGGTAGGTTTCCTGCTAAAGATTTAGTGCCTTATATTGTTTCGCAAGTATTAGGTGCTACAGCAGCCGCAGGTTGTTTATATTTAATTTTAAACGGTGCAGGTGCTTTTAATACCGAAGGTGTTGGTGCATTTGCAACCAATTTTTACGAAATGCCTGGTTATGCTGGCAGAAGTTTTAGTATGGCAGCTGCCTTTTTAGCCGAATTTTTATTAACAGCCTTTTTCTTAATAATTATAATGGGCGCAACCGATAAATGGGCAAATGGTAAATTTGCTGGTTTGGCCATTGGTTTGGGGTTAACTTTAATACATTTAATATCTATACCAATTACCAATACATCGGTAAACCCAGCGCGTTCTACATCGCAAGCGTTGTTTGTACAAGGTGAGGCATTATCGCAATTGTGGTTGTTTTGGGTTGCACCAATTGCAGGCGCTATTGTTGGAGGGTTAATTTATAAATTCTTACTTCAGAAAACAGAAAACGAATAA